The genomic window CGAGGGATACGCTTACGCGGCCCGGAAACTCCACTTCGGTGGGAAAGGGAAGTTCCAGATGGAATCGATAGGCCTGACCCGCCAAATCATAAAGGCCGCCGAAAGCACCGAATCTGCCAAATAGCATGCCGCTGAGCAGCACCATATCTTCCGACAACGCTTCGATGTAGCCGAGGTAGGTTTGTATAGGATATGCCAGGAGATATTCGCCTTGGGAATTGAATTTTGTCACTCGACGAAGTTGTCGATCAAGCACGTAAACATTTCCCGCCGTATCAAGCGACATGCCGTTGGGTTCGCCGAATTCCCCGGGGCCTGCTCCGGCTCTTCCGTATTCGAACAGGAAAACGCCGTGTTCATCGAACACCGCGATTCTCCGGTTGCCTGAATCCAGAACATGTATCCGGC from Acidobacteriota bacterium includes these protein-coding regions:
- a CDS encoding 6-bladed beta-propeller translates to MRISVHYIKDRQPGLIWPLLLVFIVSFASCGDSGWGGKRYVKNGLEITENPEKGIWPADKIRLTQDLVLGDDDDPHQLFFKIQGVGVSSDGRIHVLDSGNRRIAVFDEHGVFLFEYGRAGAGPGEFGEPNGMSLDTAGNVYVLDRQLRRVTKFNSQGEYLLAYPIQTYLGYIEALSEDMVLLSGMLFGRFGAFGGLYDLAGQAYRFHLELPFPTEVEFPGRVSVSLEERYQVLSDGYINLLIIV